A single genomic interval of Macadamia integrifolia cultivar HAES 741 chromosome 6, SCU_Mint_v3, whole genome shotgun sequence harbors:
- the LOC122081717 gene encoding mevalonate kinase, whose translation MEVRTRAPGKIIFSGEHAVVHGSTAIAASIDLYTRVALQISSDSENGEGLLKLQLKDMGLEFLWSIRRIREMLPDLSAPLPSQPMACSSESMESIAVLVEEQSIPEAKVGLASGILAFLWLYTSIQGLKPATIVVTSDLPFGAGLGSSASLCVALSGALLALSDVTNLDLSSQGWLTFGESELDLVNMWAFEAEKIIHGKPSGLDNTVSTFGNMIMFKSGKLTCIKSGMPLRMLITNTKVGRNTKALVAGVSERTSRHPDAMNAVFSAVDYISKELSTIIQSPVHDDLSVTKKEEKIEELMEMNQGLLQCMGVSHASIETVLRTTLKYKLSSKLTGAGGGGCVLTFLPALLSGTVVDKVIVELESCGFQCLIAGIGVKGLEICFGGSS comes from the exons aTGGAGGTTAGAACTCGCGCTCCTgggaaaatcattttttcagGTGAGCACGCTGTGGTCCATGGATCTACAGCCATAGCAGCTTCCATCGATCTCTACACTCGAGTTGCTCTGCAGATATCGAGCGATTCAG AGAATGGTGAAGGCTTACTAAAACTTCAGCTCAAGGACATGGGATTAGAATTTTTATGGTCAATCAGAAGAATTAGGGAGATGCTTCCTGACCTGAGTGCTCCCCTTCCCTCACAGCCAATGGCATGTTCCTCAGAATCTATGGAATCTATTGCTGTTCTTGTCGAGGAACAGAGTATCCCAGAGGCAAAAGTGGGACTTGCTTCTGGAATTTTGGCTTTCCTCTGGTTGTACACTTCAATCCAAGG tTTGAAGCCTGCAACAATTGTGGTCACTTCTGATCTTCCTTTTGGTGCGGGTTTAGGTTCTTCTGCTTCATTATGTGTTGCACTCTCTGGTGCTCTGCTTGCACTGTCAGATGTTACTAATTTGGATCTCAGCTCACAAGGATGGTTAACATTTGGTGAAAGCGAGCTCGATTTAGTAAACATGTGGGCTTTTGAAGCTGAAAAAATAATTCACGGCAAGCCGTCTGGACTAGACAACACTGTGAGCACATTTG GCAACATGATCATGTTTAAGTCGGGTAAATTGACCTGCATCAAGTCTGGTATGCCACTCAGAATGCTCATTACTAACACAAAAGTTGGGAGGAACACAAAAGCATTAGTTGCTGGTGTTTCTGAGAGGACCTCTAGGCACCCAGATGCCATGAATGCTGTGTTTTCTGCTGTTGATTACATCAGCAAAGAACTCTCCACAATTATTCAGTCGCCTGTTCATGATGACCTGTCTGTAActaagaaggaagagaagattgAGGAGCTGATGGAGATGAATCAAGGTCTGCTCCAATGCATGGGGGTCAGCCATGCTTCTATAGAAACTGTACTTCGAACAACTTTGAAGTACAAATTGTCTTCTAAGCTGACAGGGGCAGGAGGTGGAGGCTGTGTTTTGACATTTTTGCCAGCAC